CAGCACAACCCGGAGCCTGATGCACTGCAGCGCTCCGACCACAGGGTGATGCTCCAGGACCGCAACAGAGTTCGGAGTATTTTACTTACTGCTCAAGAGTGCTGGGAGAAAACTGTCActctggttttttaagattttctaagctttctaatgttgacattcttgtagtgaactttcttACACGCTTTCTgcaaataactcattgttttgctttcttttatggAAGAGGAGAGAGTTGATAGACAGTTTGACTCGTGTCATTAGAGAGTGTCACTGTGACTTTTTAATCTgctgtcacttttagaaaactataaatgttagagtcagaaaataaacttccctttttcatcaccttgagaacagcagtgtgtgcttgCGTTCTTTggtgtcctatagtgacagaAAGCACACATTTTCTCTAACTGGACACAATCGTCAACTGCTGAGAATTAAAGCAAAAACCATGACTGACTCCTGATAATGTTCTCACACCAAAGGGGAGCAGTGacctgccacagcccagctgcactcACAGGATCAGCCCAGGACATCTGCTGCCTAGATGTATAACTTTAAACTCTTGACAAGTTAGGGAAATTGttccataaaataaaatcatatgCCTAGATCCAAGCTGGTCTGTAATGATCAGCTGGAATGCTGGAGTTCTCTTAAGAGCATATCTAAAAGGAGCATGAGGAAACAAAGGTGTGATGTGGTTATGCTCTTCTTGCAGTTTAAGAACTATGTAAGGTTAAGCAACAAGAACCAGATAAAAAATTCAAGAGTCTTCAGGTAGCTCTGATGCTCAGGGGCCTTTCACAATGGCTTGTCTCTTACCAGCTCCTGTCTGATCtaccttcttttttcccaaGTGACATGTGGGAACATCAGAAAATGAATGTCCCAGAGGCTGCATTTGGCTTTCAATAGGCAACAGCCTCTTTATTTACTGCAGCAGGCAAGTCTGAAAGGCAAGGAACCACATGGACAAGTCATGGAGCAAGAGAAGCCTTCAGCCCTTGGGCAGACTGCAACAGGTTTCCTTCCTGGAGTGCAACCAGGAGGAAaaccagctcttcccagcacaTCTGTCTCCATCTCTGCCTAAGTGAGGAGGAGCTTAAATATcttctgctggaaaacaaaggagaaaaagagccTGTCAATATCAGCCAGCTCAAACAGGAGTCCAAAAGACACAGGGGCAGCTTTTGCCCTCAGCTCATGAAGATCTGCAGGGACCTTTGGCACAACAGCTGCATCACACAATGTCTTCACTGCCAAGGTGGCTCAGCAGTCACTGTTGCTGAGGAGCTCCCTCTGCTAGGAACTCAGTGCAGCACAACAAGAGATCTTTTCAAGGAGGGGAGCATAAATGTGCACACACCAATGgtcagtgcagagctgctcgTCTGCTGGTTCACAGCCCTGGCTAACTCTGTGAAACTCCTCCCAGCTGCACCAGGCACACAGGGAATACTGAAAATGAAatactaaaaatgaaaatgaaacccCAGAGCTTTCACTGATATTATTGTCAGGACTGGATTTAAGTAGATGTTGTAGATAGGGGAGCATCTCCTGATCTAGAAGGAGCTCACCTGTACACGTCCTCCTGTTTTCATGCAGTGTGTAGCCAACCCTGCAGCTGCAATAGTAGCCCCCCATGTAGTTGTGGCAGTGATGACTGCAGAGGGGTTTGGTATCCAGTGGCTGCTTGCACTCATCGATATCTAATGGGCAAAGCACAGGATCAGGCAAACCATAGATTTCAACACAACGTTCTGTCAGTCTCAGCCACCCTGTGTTTTGTGAGGTTGGTCTTTGGTTTTTGCTGTGCCCCTCTGCATCTGCTTCTGCACTATGAGACCCCCTTCCTTCTCTGCCCCACACCAGCAGCCTCAGGCACTGAGAGCACAGGGAATTGCcaaccccacagcagccctggctcctccaCCTGCAATGGGGCCAGTCTCTCACCTTCAGCAGCATAGAAGGCCTCAAAGCCTGTGAATGGTTTCTCGTTGGAGTAATCAGACCGGAACACCACCACGAGGCGGTTATCAGCGGAGATGTACGTCCTGTTCCCCGGAGCCTCCTCGGTGTCTGTGCTGCCCCTTCCACACAGCGTGGCCAAGGTCTTCCCACCAGAGCTCAGCTacaaaacaggcagaaaaaccCAGCAGGTGAGCACAGATCATTGATCTTCCCAAcctgctgccatggctggaCAAACATGCATTTAACAGTGTGGGAAAGGAAGCTTGGATGCTCTCAAAAGGTTCTTCTGGAGGTCAGTCCACATCCAAGGCCAGGTAAGAGTGGATTTCCTCTGTTCTCTGTGACTTAAGACCATAATTTTgtctccctttctcctttcagaGATCCTCATGAACCTCTGATGCCAGCCATGCTTTGTTTATAATACTCTCATTAACTTGGCTCTCAGTGACAATCAGATCTGGGTAAAGCCAGAGACAACTGGGGTAAAAAGGTTTTGCACACTGACAAATTCAATTTTAGAAAAAGGTGTCCTTAAGCAAGTAACTCACTTGCTCTACAATGCACATATTAGAGTTCCAGCTGTTCATTTATCTTTATCACAAGAGAAATGTTCTGATACGTGGGGTTTATGTGGGGCATGGTAAAGAGGGAGCTGTGTGCCACACAACCACCAGAAATGAATATTCTGTCCTACACAAGGGACAGTACATGAAGAAGAGCAGACATTTGGGGAATGGGAGCAACTTGCCATATAAAAGGGTGGAAATTAGATTTTTCTCAGTGGGAACAAGGCTGCCTGATTTGGTTCAATCAGATGAAAAACTGGGTTTGCACACTCCCTGCATACACAGCTCCTTCCTTATTGTACACCAGGCCCACGCAAACAACAAAAGGAGTGGAGGGGTGGCTTGGCCTCAAATCAATGACAGGACACCTGGACCAGAGCACACACATCTTTCAGGGGCACTGCTGCTCACCCAAACTCTTCCCCAAGGCAGCATCtttagttttttaattttttttattattatttttattggtttttgtttgtttttttttttttaattgctcctCTTCCTGAGGCTGCCTCTCACATTAGCCAGCAAACACACCACAGTAACTGCTCAGATGAGCAGTTTAAACTCTCACTTTCATTTTATGCTCTCCCATTATAGCCTGTGTCAAGCATTACTTGTTAATTTAAAACACTGTAAAATAGCAAAATGCTCAAATATTGTTTTGGGCAAAATTTCACGCTTTTTGTTTCATCACAGAATAGCATCAGAATTTTCTGAGCAAAAGCATCTCACGTTGCAGATGTTCCAATGTGACAACCACATCTGCTTCCTGGTCCCGTGGGCCTCAATAAGCACATAATTTAGAAACCAGCTGAGCCTGAACTTTATAAGTAGACTAAAATCAAGAGCTGACAAAGAGTTATGTTGATTCTGCATGTGACCAGGATCACATAAACAGAGTTTTTAACAGCTGCACCTGCTGCATGTTACCCCATCCCACACATACCTTCACATAATCATATTCACACAGGTAGGACAGCTCCAGGTCGAAATGGGTGAAGTAAATGCGAACAGAATATCCTTTGGGGACAGTAATATTCCATATTTTCTCCTTGTGATTTGGGTAGACTTTTGGGAAGTTTGGGGATGTGATCCTTCCATACATTTTTTGTGGCACAATGCTGCTCCTTACtccactgcagagcacagccagcaaaACAAACAGCCTGTGGCAAAGGGACAAGAAATTACCCAAGAAAGAGTGAGCATTGTCTTGGATCACACCCCAAAAGCCACACACCCTCATTGCCTGTATTGGTACCAGATCAGGTCACTCAG
This portion of the Zonotrichia leucophrys gambelii isolate GWCS_2022_RI chromosome 21, RI_Zleu_2.0, whole genome shotgun sequence genome encodes:
- the MASP2 gene encoding mannan-binding lectin serine protease 2, giving the protein MSHSCKVLSWAAAGARKDSWDNRGGSGAQEEPLRSREELCYREQLCGREPARRLFVLLAVLCSGVRSSIVPQKMYGRITSPNFPKVYPNHKEKIWNITVPKGYSVRIYFTHFDLELSYLCEYDYVKLSSGGKTLATLCGRGSTDTEEAPGNRTYISADNRLVVVFRSDYSNEKPFTGFEAFYAAEDIDECKQPLDTKPLCSHHCHNYMGGYYCSCRVGYTLHENRRTCTAEDI